One Myxosarcina sp. GI1 genomic window carries:
- a CDS encoding tetratricopeptide repeat protein, whose protein sequence is MKNKTFQRIITLIFGLAFIGSTGAIVLAGLFDNQKPVAETAVNPQSSEKQIQSQIRGYEKVLEREPENLTALNGLAQLYLQTGNAEAAIAPLEKLARLQPQQQEYQQILQVLKQQQNSTIDNEQ, encoded by the coding sequence ATGAAAAACAAAACATTCCAGCGTATTATTACTCTAATTTTTGGTTTGGCATTTATTGGCTCGACGGGGGCAATAGTACTGGCAGGTTTGTTTGACAACCAAAAGCCTGTTGCAGAAACGGCAGTCAATCCGCAGTCTTCAGAAAAACAAATTCAATCACAAATTCGCGGTTATGAAAAAGTACTAGAGCGCGAACCAGAAAATTTAACCGCACTCAACGGACTGGCACAACTATATCTACAAACAGGAAATGCCGAAGCAGCGATCGCGCCATTAGAAAAGTTAGCTCGACTACAACCGCAACAGCAAGAATACCAGCAAATTCTTCAGGTACTAAAGCAACAGCAAAATTCAACAATTGACAATGAGCAATGA